Proteins encoded in a region of the Zea mays cultivar B73 chromosome 4, Zm-B73-REFERENCE-NAM-5.0, whole genome shotgun sequence genome:
- the LOC103654858 gene encoding ribonuclease J isoform X1 codes for MVALASLSSLCPCGIARRRAAAASSPAAVSISCCAVATPSSSGKGPQESRTPRRRLRKTEGASKSLEDSVKRKMEQFYEGSDGPPLRVLPIGGLGEIGMNCMLVGNYDRYILIDAGVMFPDYDEFGVQKIIPDTTFIKKWSHKIEAVIITHGHEDHIGALPWVIPALDSTTPIFASSFTMELIKKRLKEFGIFLSSRLKVLRIKKRFQAGPFEVEPIRVTHSIPDCCGLVLRCGDGIIFHTGDWKIDESPVDGKNFDRQALEELSKEGVTLMMSDSTNVLSPGRSISESVVAGSLLRHISEAKGRVITTQFASNIHRIGSIKAAADLTGRKMVFVGMSLRTYLEAAFKDGKAPLDPSTLIKVEDMDAYAPKDLLVVTTGSQGEPRAALNLASYGGSHALKLSKEDVLLYSAKVIPGNETRVMKMMNRLTDLGPKIIMGKDSGLHTSGHAYREELEEVLRIVKPQHFLPVHGELLFLKEHESLGRSTGIRHTTVIKNGEMLGVSHLRNRRVLSNGFVSLGKEDLQLMYSDGDKAFGTSTDLCIDERLRIASDGIIFVSMEIFRPQKEHGLAQSGLKGKFKITTRCLWLDNGRLLDALYKAAHAALSSCPVNCPLSHMERMVAEILRKMVRKYSGKRPDVIAVAMENTTASFSEHLDAKSSGNFGPSSATSHLSMSPAMSLEGSYKTHPDNPEVEAEETLPEAARTAPDDATTSSNGEAFFSSDLHQPKTLEHFWESFKSPTAVKIARIVNGGKKQNLGKIGIMGKDSSIQSAPAPAKSSKKNKWKPEEIKSLIQMRGEMNERFQSVKGRMILWEEISDNMLKQGISRTPAQCKSLWTSLVQKYEESKDAESMKTWPYFLAMDRILSQQGEMATKG; via the exons atGGTGGCGCTCGCCTCACTCTCGTCTCTCTGTCCCTGCGGCATCGCCCGCcgccgcgctgctgccgcctcctcACCCGCCGCCGTTTCCATCTCGTGCTGTGCCGTCGCGACCCCGTCCTCCTCTGGGAAAG GGCCCCAGGAATCTAGAACCCCCCGAAGAAGGCTGAGGAAAACTGAGGGTGCCTCcaagagcttggaagattcggtcAAGCGAAAGATGGAGCAGTTTTATGAAGGGTCCGATGGTCCTCCTCTGCGAGTGCTCCCCATCGGCGGTCTTGGCGAAATAGGCATGAATTGCATGCTTGTGGGGAATTATGACCGATATATCTTGATTGATGCTGGAGTTATGTTCCCGGA TTACGATGAGTTTGGTGTGCAAAAGATTATCCCAGACACCACGTTCATCAAGAAATGGAGCCACAAAATTGAAGCAGTTATCATCACACATGGGCATGAAGATCACATCGGTGCGTTGCCTTGG GTcattccagcactcgattcaacaACACCGATTTTTGCATCATCTTTCACCATGGAG CTAATAAAGAAGCGTTTGAAGGAGTTCGGGATCTTCCTCTCATCAAGGCTTAAGGTTTTAAGAATTAAAAAGAGATTTCAGGCTGGACCTTTTGAAGTTGAACCCATCCGTGTAACTCATTCAATTCCTGACTGTTGTGGCTTAGTGCTTCGTTGTGGTGATGGCATAATTTTCCATACTGGTGACTGGAAA ATTGATGAATCACCAGTGGATGGAAAAAATTTTGACCGACAAGCATTGGAGGAACTCTCTAAAGAAGGTGTTACTCTT ATGATGAGTGACTCAACAAATGTTCTATCCCCTGGAAGATCAATCAGCGAATCTGTTGTTGCTGGTTCATTGTTGCGACATATTTCGGAAGCAAAAGGAAGAGTAATTACGACACAGTTTGCCTCAAACATACATCGAATTGGGAGCATCAAAGCTGCTGCAGATTTAACTGGTCGAAAAATG GTATTTGTTGGAATGTCACTCAGGACATACCTTGAAGCTGCTTTCAAGGATGGAAAGGCACCACTGGATCCATCAACCTTG ATCAAGGTAGAGGATATGGATGCGTATGCCCCTAAAGATCTTTTGGTTGTCACTACAGGTTCACAA GGAGAGCCACGTGCAGCTCTGAATCTTGCATCTTATGGGGGAAGTCACGCTCTTAAACTATCAAAAGAGGATGTCCTTCTTTATTCAgctaag GTTATTCCTGGAAATGAGACACGGGTAATGAAGATGATGAATCGTCTCACTGATCTTGGCCCAAAAATTATCATGGGTAAAGATTCTGGCCTGCATACCTCTGGGCATGCCTACCGAGAGGAGCTG GAGGAAGTTCTTCGGATTGTTAAACCACAACATTTCTTGCCTGTTCATGGAGAACTCCTATTTCTCAAAGAACATGAATCACTTGGAAGATCAACTGGCATACGGCACACAACT GTAATAAAAAATGGAGAAATGCTTGGTGTATCGCATCTAAGAAACAGAAGAGTTTTGTCCAATGGGTTTGTTTCATTAGGGAAGGAGGATCTTCAG CTCATGTATAGTGATGGTGATAAGGCTTTTGGTACATCCACTGATCTCTGCATTGATGAGAGACTGAGAATCGCATCTGATGGCATTATTTTTGTCAG CATGGAGATCTTCCGACCTCAGAAGGAACATGGTTTAGCGCAGTCTGGTTTGAAAGGAAAATTTAAGATTACAACAAGATGTCTATGGCTTGATAATGGAAGATTGTTGGACGCACTCTACAAAGCAGCTCATGCTGCATTGTCAAGCTGTCCTGTGAATTGTCCACTTAGTCACATGGAGAGGATGGTAGCTGAAATCTTGAGGAAAATGGTACGGAAGTATAGTGGGAAGAGGCCTGACGTCATTGCGGTTGCTATGGAGAACACCACAGCAAGTTTCTCAGAACACCTCGATGCTAAATCATCTGGAAATTTTGGACCTTCCTCAGCTACTAGCCATCTGAGCATGAGTCCAGCTATGAGTCTTGAAGGCAGTTATAAAACACACCCAGACAACCCAGAGGTGGAAGCTGAAG AAACCCTTCCTGAGGCCGCGAGAACAGCACCGGATGATGCAACCACAAGTTCCAATGGTGAAGCATTCTTCTCTTCAGATTTACATCAGCCTAAAACATTGGAGCACTTCTGGGAGTCATTCAAATCTCCTACAGCTGTTAAAATTGCACGGATTGTCAATGGGGGGAAGAAGCAAAATCTTGGCAAGATTGGCATAATGGGTAAGGACTCATCAATCCAGTCAGCTCCCGCTCCAGCTAAATCTTCAAAAAAGAACAAGTGGAAACCTGAGGAAATCAAGAGCTTAATACAGATGCGTGGCGAGATGAATGAGAGATTTCAGAGCGTGAAAGGAAGAATGATCCTGTGGGAGGAGATTTCCGACAACATGTTGAAGCAAGGAATAAGTCGTACTCCGGCACAGTGCAAATCGCTTTGGACATCGTTAGTTCAGAAATACGAG GAAAGCAAGGACGCGGAGAGCATGAAGACGTGGCCGTATTTCTTGGCCATGGATAGGATCCTATCGCAGCAAGGGGAAATGGCAACCAAAGGATAG
- the LOC103654858 gene encoding ribonuclease J isoform X2 produces MLELCSRITMSLVCKRLSQTPRSSRNGATKLKQLSSHMGMKITSVIPALDSTTPIFASSFTMELIKKRLKEFGIFLSSRLKVLRIKKRFQAGPFEVEPIRVTHSIPDCCGLVLRCGDGIIFHTGDWKIDESPVDGKNFDRQALEELSKEGVTLMMSDSTNVLSPGRSISESVVAGSLLRHISEAKGRVITTQFASNIHRIGSIKAAADLTGRKMVFVGMSLRTYLEAAFKDGKAPLDPSTLIKVEDMDAYAPKDLLVVTTGSQGEPRAALNLASYGGSHALKLSKEDVLLYSAKVIPGNETRVMKMMNRLTDLGPKIIMGKDSGLHTSGHAYREELEEVLRIVKPQHFLPVHGELLFLKEHESLGRSTGIRHTTVIKNGEMLGVSHLRNRRVLSNGFVSLGKEDLQLMYSDGDKAFGTSTDLCIDERLRIASDGIIFVSMEIFRPQKEHGLAQSGLKGKFKITTRCLWLDNGRLLDALYKAAHAALSSCPVNCPLSHMERMVAEILRKMVRKYSGKRPDVIAVAMENTTASFSEHLDAKSSGNFGPSSATSHLSMSPAMSLEGSYKTHPDNPEVEAEETLPEAARTAPDDATTSSNGEAFFSSDLHQPKTLEHFWESFKSPTAVKIARIVNGGKKQNLGKIGIMGKDSSIQSAPAPAKSSKKNKWKPEEIKSLIQMRGEMNERFQSVKGRMILWEEISDNMLKQGISRTPAQCKSLWTSLVQKYEESKDAESMKTWPYFLAMDRILSQQGEMATKG; encoded by the exons ATGCTGGAGTTATGTTCCCGGA TTACGATGAGTTTGGTGTGCAAAAGATTATCCCAGACACCACGTTCATCAAGAAATGGAGCCACAAAATTGAAGCAGTTATCATCACACATGGGCATGAAGATCACATCG GTcattccagcactcgattcaacaACACCGATTTTTGCATCATCTTTCACCATGGAG CTAATAAAGAAGCGTTTGAAGGAGTTCGGGATCTTCCTCTCATCAAGGCTTAAGGTTTTAAGAATTAAAAAGAGATTTCAGGCTGGACCTTTTGAAGTTGAACCCATCCGTGTAACTCATTCAATTCCTGACTGTTGTGGCTTAGTGCTTCGTTGTGGTGATGGCATAATTTTCCATACTGGTGACTGGAAA ATTGATGAATCACCAGTGGATGGAAAAAATTTTGACCGACAAGCATTGGAGGAACTCTCTAAAGAAGGTGTTACTCTT ATGATGAGTGACTCAACAAATGTTCTATCCCCTGGAAGATCAATCAGCGAATCTGTTGTTGCTGGTTCATTGTTGCGACATATTTCGGAAGCAAAAGGAAGAGTAATTACGACACAGTTTGCCTCAAACATACATCGAATTGGGAGCATCAAAGCTGCTGCAGATTTAACTGGTCGAAAAATG GTATTTGTTGGAATGTCACTCAGGACATACCTTGAAGCTGCTTTCAAGGATGGAAAGGCACCACTGGATCCATCAACCTTG ATCAAGGTAGAGGATATGGATGCGTATGCCCCTAAAGATCTTTTGGTTGTCACTACAGGTTCACAA GGAGAGCCACGTGCAGCTCTGAATCTTGCATCTTATGGGGGAAGTCACGCTCTTAAACTATCAAAAGAGGATGTCCTTCTTTATTCAgctaag GTTATTCCTGGAAATGAGACACGGGTAATGAAGATGATGAATCGTCTCACTGATCTTGGCCCAAAAATTATCATGGGTAAAGATTCTGGCCTGCATACCTCTGGGCATGCCTACCGAGAGGAGCTG GAGGAAGTTCTTCGGATTGTTAAACCACAACATTTCTTGCCTGTTCATGGAGAACTCCTATTTCTCAAAGAACATGAATCACTTGGAAGATCAACTGGCATACGGCACACAACT GTAATAAAAAATGGAGAAATGCTTGGTGTATCGCATCTAAGAAACAGAAGAGTTTTGTCCAATGGGTTTGTTTCATTAGGGAAGGAGGATCTTCAG CTCATGTATAGTGATGGTGATAAGGCTTTTGGTACATCCACTGATCTCTGCATTGATGAGAGACTGAGAATCGCATCTGATGGCATTATTTTTGTCAG CATGGAGATCTTCCGACCTCAGAAGGAACATGGTTTAGCGCAGTCTGGTTTGAAAGGAAAATTTAAGATTACAACAAGATGTCTATGGCTTGATAATGGAAGATTGTTGGACGCACTCTACAAAGCAGCTCATGCTGCATTGTCAAGCTGTCCTGTGAATTGTCCACTTAGTCACATGGAGAGGATGGTAGCTGAAATCTTGAGGAAAATGGTACGGAAGTATAGTGGGAAGAGGCCTGACGTCATTGCGGTTGCTATGGAGAACACCACAGCAAGTTTCTCAGAACACCTCGATGCTAAATCATCTGGAAATTTTGGACCTTCCTCAGCTACTAGCCATCTGAGCATGAGTCCAGCTATGAGTCTTGAAGGCAGTTATAAAACACACCCAGACAACCCAGAGGTGGAAGCTGAAG AAACCCTTCCTGAGGCCGCGAGAACAGCACCGGATGATGCAACCACAAGTTCCAATGGTGAAGCATTCTTCTCTTCAGATTTACATCAGCCTAAAACATTGGAGCACTTCTGGGAGTCATTCAAATCTCCTACAGCTGTTAAAATTGCACGGATTGTCAATGGGGGGAAGAAGCAAAATCTTGGCAAGATTGGCATAATGGGTAAGGACTCATCAATCCAGTCAGCTCCCGCTCCAGCTAAATCTTCAAAAAAGAACAAGTGGAAACCTGAGGAAATCAAGAGCTTAATACAGATGCGTGGCGAGATGAATGAGAGATTTCAGAGCGTGAAAGGAAGAATGATCCTGTGGGAGGAGATTTCCGACAACATGTTGAAGCAAGGAATAAGTCGTACTCCGGCACAGTGCAAATCGCTTTGGACATCGTTAGTTCAGAAATACGAG GAAAGCAAGGACGCGGAGAGCATGAAGACGTGGCCGTATTTCTTGGCCATGGATAGGATCCTATCGCAGCAAGGGGAAATGGCAACCAAAGGATAG
- the LOC100280877 gene encoding exostosin-like has product MAGRLTGAAASSPLSRALLLLAALGLFSISFLSLRSLRPAADPALAAAADKSRPLLRLHSSSTVYHSPEAFAVGYAEMERSFKVYIYPDGDPKTFYQTPRKLTGKYASEGYFFQNIRESRFRTDDPDQAHLFFVPISPHKMRGKGTSYENMTVIVKDYVEGLINKYPYWNRTLGADHFFVTCHDVGVRAFEGLKFMVKNSIRVVCSPSYNVDFIPHKDIALPQVLQPFALHEGGNDIDNRVILGFWAGHRNSKIRVILARVWENDTELAISNNRISRAIGELVYQKQFYRTKFCICPGGSQVNSARISDSIHYGCVPVILSDYYDLPFNDALDWRKFAVILRERDVYQLKNILKSISQEEFISLHKSLVQVQKHFVWHSPPVSYDAFHMVMYELWLRHNVIKY; this is encoded by the exons ATGGCCGGCCGCCTCACGGGCGCCGCCGCGTCCTCACCGCTTTCCCGCGCGCTCCTCCTCCTCGCCGCGCTCGGGCTCTTCTCCATCTCCTTCCTCTCACTCCGCTCCCTCCGCCCCGCGGCGGACCCCGCGCTCGCGGCCGCCGCCGACAAGTCCCGCCCCCTCCTCCGGCTCCACTCCTCTTCGACGGTGTATCACTCTCCGGAGGCGTTCGCGGTGGGGTACGCGGAGATGGAGCGGAGCTTCAAGGTGTACATCTACCCGGACGGCGACCCCAAAACATTCTACCAGACTCCTCGCAAGCTCACGGGGAAGTACGCCAGCGAGGGCTACTTCTTCCAGAACATCCGAGAGAGCCGGTTCCGCACCGATGACCCCGACCAGGCGCACCTCTTTTTCGTCCCCATATCGCCCCACAAGATGCGCGGCAAG GGTACTTCATATGAGAATATGACGGTGATAGTTAAGGACTACGTAGAAGGTTTGATAAACAAGTATCCTTACTGGAACAGGACACTAGGAGCAGACCACTTCTTCGTCACCTGCCATGATGTGGGTGTGAGAGCATTTGAAGGACTTAAATTCATGGTGAAAAACTCTATTAGAGTTGTATGTTCGCCAAGCTATAATGTTGACTTTATACCGCATAAGGATATTGCCCTTCCTCAAGTACTGCAGCCGTTTGCCCTACACGAAGGAGGAAATGATATTGACAACAG GGTAATTCTTGGCTTTTGGGCTGGCCATCGCAATTCCAAAATAAGGGTTATCCTAGCACGAGTTTGGGAGAATGACACAGAACTTGCTATCAGCAACAATCGGATCAGTAGAGCTATTGGAGAGCTAGTTTATCAGAAGCAGTTTTACCGTACCAAGTTCTGTATCTGTCCTGGTGGTTCACAAGTTAACAGTGCACGTATATCTGACTCAATACACTATGGTTGTGTTCCTG TTATTCTGTCAGACTACTATGATCTGCCTTTCAATGATGCCCTTGACTGGAGAAAGTTTGCAGTTATACTTAGGGAGAGAGATGTGTATCAACTGAAGAATATCTTGAAATCTATATCACAGGAGGAGTTTATTTCATTGCATAAATCGCTAGTTCAG GTGCAGAAACACTTTGTGTGGCATTCACCTCCCGTCTCCTACGATGCATTCCACATGGTTATGTATGAACTGTGGTTGCGTCATAATGTAATTAAGTACTGA